Proteins encoded together in one Acipenser ruthenus chromosome 40, fAciRut3.2 maternal haplotype, whole genome shotgun sequence window:
- the LOC117966559 gene encoding zinc finger protein 239-like: MEAVTFEEELSEIEPAQDICEVESVPREGNDVKLESVQDKDEVLTEPTVILQSAHPCTECEKRFTASSSLRRHQKIHTGATIYICSDCGRSFNQSGEFRRHLKVHLEAGTLFLCSDCGKSFETLVKLKKHQSIHKERALLYCNECGKGFKESGSLKQHLRIHTGERPYHCAECDKRFTDSGKLKIHLRIHTGEAPFPCPECGKSFKDVGNLRTHRRIHSGLTPYPCNVCNKSFTQMGNLKKHQRIHTGEKPYRCTECGKSFNQSGDLKTHRRIHTGEKPYRCTECDKGFKELGKLKIHLRIHTGERPYPCTECHKSFKESAKLTIHMRIHTGATPYHCAVCGKSFAYSYQLKAHACKAGLKQ; this comes from the coding sequence ATGGAAGCTGTTACTTTTGAAGAGGAGTTATCAGAAATCGAACCTGCCCAAGACATCTGTGAAGTGGAATCAGTCCCGAGGGAAGGCAATGACGTCAAACTTGAATCTGTCCAAGACAAAGATGAGGTCTTAACTGAACCGACAGTCATTCTCCAGAGCGCGCACCCCTGCACTGAATGTGAGAAGCGTTTTACAGCCAGTAGCAGCCTTAGGCGACATCAAAAGATTCACACGGGCGCgacaatttacatttgttcagACTGCGGCCGGAGCTTTAACCAATCTGGAGAATTCAGGAGGCACTTGAAGGTCCACCTGGAAGCAGGGACTCTCTTTCTGTGCTCGGACTGCGGGAAAAGCTTTGAGACCCTCGTCAAGCTGAAAAAGCACCAGAGCATACACAAGGAAAGGGCCCTGCTTTACTGCAACGAGTGTGGAAAGGGCTTTAAAGAGTCCGGATCCCTCAAACAGCACCtccgaatccacacaggagagagaccGTATCACTGCGCTGAATGCGACAAGAGGTTTACGGATTCGGGCAAGCTGAAGATCCACCTGCGCATCCACACAGGAGAAGCCCCCTTTCCCTGCCCTGAATGTGGGAAGTCTTTCAAAGATGTGGGTAACTTGAGAACCCACCGACGCATACACTCAGGCCTGACCCCGTACCCTTGTAACGTTTGCAATAAAAGCTTCACGCAGATGGGgaaccttaaaaaacaccagcgaattcacacaggagagaaaccctatcgCTGTACTGAATGCGGGAAGAGTTTTAATCAGTCCGGGGATCTTAAAACGCACCGCAGAATTCACACAGGGGAGAAACCCTACCGCTGCACAGAGTGTGATAAAGGTTTTAAAGAGCTGGGGAAGCTGAAAATCCACCTGCGGATTCATACGGGAGAGAGACCGTATCCCTGTACTGAATGCCACAAGAGTTTTAAGGAGTCGGCCAAACTTACAATCCACATGAGAATCCATACAGGAGCCACCCCTTATCACTGTGCCGTGTGTGGGAAGAGTTTTGCGTACTCGTATCAGTTAAAAGCACATGCCTGTAAAGCAGGGCTGAAACAATAA
- the LOC117397090 gene encoding upstream stimulatory factor 1 isoform X1 has translation MKGQQKSPDSDGNIPVIEEGAVATAEDPSAIATIQSAATFSSEQPIKYLFKTEGSGGQVGELYPPAGQVTYRVIQVSDGQIEGQTDGTTAVSVVAGFPTAQPVTQAVFSQSEGLEGDGNETHYTYYPATITDGTPGTMVTSVQATDSLLGQNTPTGQLYVMMSPQEVLTGGNQRSIAPRTQPFNTKSEAPRTTRDDKRRAQHNEVERRRRDKINNWIVQLSKTIPDCTIDATKTGQSKGGILSKACDYIQEMRQSNLRLGEELNSLDRLRLDNQLLRQQVEEWKTKNQILRNQLRQHGIVGAATPDPQ, from the exons ATGAAGGG GCAACAGAAAAGCCCAGATTCAGACGGGAACATCCCGGTTATTGAGGAAG GGGCTGTGGCCACAGCGGAAGACCCATCAGCCATTGCCACTATCCAATCAGCAGCCACCTTCTCCTCAGAGCAGCCAATCAAATACCTTTTCAAGACCGAGGGTTCCGGGGGGCAGGTAGGGGAGCTGTACCCTCCCGCAGGGCAG GTCACCTATCGCGTTATTCAAGTCTCGGACGGACAGATAGAGGGACAGACAGACGGAACCACAGCCGTCAGTGTTGTGGCCGGATTCCCGACAGCACAGCCAGTTACCCAG GCTGTGTTTTCCCAGTCAGAGGGTCTTGAAGGAGACGGCAATGAGACTCATTACACCTACTACCCGGCGACAATCACAGACGGCACACCTGGCACCATGGTAACCAGCGTACAGGCTACTGATTCGCTGCTCGGCCAGAACACTCCCACAG GGCAGCTGTATGTGATGATGTCACCACAGGAAGTCCTGACAGGAGGAAACCAGCGCTCCATCGCTCCCAGAACTCAGCCTTTCAACAC CAAGTCGGAAGCACCTAGGACTACCAGAGACGACAAGAGGAGAGCCCAGCATAACGAAG TTGAGCGCAGACGTAGAGACAAGATTAATAACTGGATTGTTCAACTCTCAAAAACCATCCCGGATTGCACCATCGATGCAACCAAGACTGGACAG AGTAAAGGCGGTATCTTGTCGAAAGCCTGTGATTACATTCAGGAAATGCGTCAGAGCAACCTCAGGCTGGGGGAAGAGCTGAACTCACTGGACAGGCTGCGATTGGATAACCAGTTACTACGGCAGCAG GTGGAAGAGTGGAAAACGAAGAACCAGATCTTGAGAAACCAGCTCAGGCAGCATGGCATTGTGGGAGCTGCAACCCCTGACCCCCAGTGA
- the LOC117966625 gene encoding uncharacterized protein LOC117966625 isoform X1, with protein MICILLVAGHGTLLETHIKNDATGLYAHLTGIPKALLPGVGGKKILDFWWEAVNTRQLFSAVYLVTNADKYKHYERWATANDFPVENIINDGTTTYGSRLGAVADVELAIRSRGLQDDVMVIAGDMLCADQNFDIAQVLRFFRLKQGELAIYYEMEEGEKTTSRGIVEVCPSTHRITKFMEKPSAELTQSRLASVVFYCFQKKTLPTLTQFLNLQARVEDRVLGKYLQWLINEQKVPVNGMKLPTGFQLIGQVGLSDYTKWLAHYSAKQQGCPARSITCRSYARIGIMGNPSDGFNGKTIAMTIANFWAEVTLLESQTLVLLPHPLNDPTEFGSLQDLYCISRKEGYLGGLRLLQATCKKFYQFCSKQGMALTKQNFTLKYDTNIPRQVGLAGSSAIVSATLKCLMKFYNLTDNDLPKPIRANFVLDVESDELFITAGLQDRVVQVYEGLIYMDFSKELMDKHGYGNYIPIDMSSVPPFWLAYLGDPSDSGRIHSTVRQRWLNGDTDVIEAMKSFAELTDRAREALESRDWSKLAELMNQNFELRRKVYTDECLGPGNLKMVQIARTFSSAVKLPGSGGAVVGLCLDSDKLVAMKNAFQEAGCVFCHVVPYDPCSAFGQ; from the exons ATGATATGCATCTTATTGGTTGCTGGCCACGGCACGCTGTTGGAAACACACATCAAG AACGATGCCACTGGTCTGTACGCTCACCTAACCGGCATCCCAAAGGCTCTCCTTCCAGGAGTTGGTGGAAAGAAAATCCTGGACTTCTGGTGGGAAGCAGTAAACAC GAGGCAACTGTTCAGTGCGGTTTACCTGGTCACCAACGCAGACAA GTATAAGCACTATGAACGCTGGGCTACCGCCAATGACTTCCCCGTGGAAAACATTATCAACGATGGAACCACGACCTACGGGAGCAGGCTGGGGGCCGTGGCAGACGTGGAGCTGGCGATCCGGAGCAGGGGGCTGCAAGATGACGTCATGGTG aTTGCTGGAGATATGCTGTGTGCGGATCAGAATTTCGATATTGCTCAGGTCCTGAGATTCTTCAGGTTAAAG CAAGGTGAGCTGGCAATTTACTAtgagatggaggaaggagagaaAACAACATCCAGAGGGATTGTGGAAGTGTGCCCCAGTACCCACAG AATAACGAAGTTCATGGAGAAGCCCTCTGCAGAGCTGACTCAGTCCAGACTAGCCAGCGTGGTGTTCTACTGCTTCCAGAAGAAGACCCTGCCCACCCTGACCCAGTTCCTCAATCTCCAGGCTAGAGTGGAAGACAGAGTCCTGGGCAAATACTTG CAATGGCTGATCAATGAGCAAAAGGTCCCAGTGAATGGGATGAAGCTGCCCACCGGATTTCAGCTCATTGGACAAGTG gGTCTCTCGGACTACACCAAGTGGTTAGCTCACTATTCTGCAAAGCAGCAGGGCTGTCCTGCACGTTCGATCACATGTCGTTCCTATGCGAG GATTGGAATTATGGGAAATCCCTCTGACGGGTTTAATGGCAAAACCATCGCCATGACAATCGCTAATTTCTGGGCGGAAGTCACTCTTTTAGAAAGCCAGACTCTG GTTCTGCTTCCGCACCCTCTGAACGACCCCACAGAGTTTGGGAGCCTCCAGGACTTGTACTGCATCAGCAGGAAGGAGGG GTACCTGGGGGGGTTGAGGTTACTACAAGCAACCTGTAAGAAGTTTTACCAGTTCTGCTCCAAACAGGG AATGGCTCTCACCAAACAGAACTTCACACTCAAGTATGACACCAACATCCCTCGCCAAGTG GGATTGGCAGGCAGCAG tgCTATCGTTTCTGCAACGCTAAAATGCTTAATGAAGTTCTATAATTTAACAGATAAT gatcttCCAAAGCCGATCCGTGCTAATTTTGTCCTGGATGTGGAGTCTGATGAACTCTTCATCACCGCTGGTCTTCAGGATCGAGTCGTGCAG GTCTATGAGGGGCTGATATACATGGACTTCAGCAAAGAGCTAATGGATAAGCATGGCTATG GAAACTATATTCCGATAGACATGAGCAGTGTACCCCCGTTCTGGCTGGCTTACCTGGGAGACCCCAGCGACTCGGGCAGGATTCACAGCACCGTGCGGCAGCGCTGGCTGAACG GGGACACTGATGTCATTGAAGCCATGAAATCGTTTGCTGAGCTGACAGACAGAGCAAG ggAGGCCCTCGAGTCCAGGGACTGGTCCAAACTGGCTGAGCTGATGAACCAGAACTTTGAACTGAGGAG GAAGGTCTACACGGATGAGTGTTTGGGTCCAGGGAATCTGAAGATGGTACAAATAGCCAGGACG TTCAGCTCGGCTGTCAAACTGCCTGGCAGTGGAGGAGCCGTGGTGGGGCTCTGCCTGGACTCGGACAAGCTG GTGGCGATGAAGAATGCGTTCCAGGAGGCTGGCTGTGTGTTCTGCCATGTAGTGCCTTACGATCCTTGCTCTGCCTTTGGCCAGTGA
- the LOC117966625 gene encoding uncharacterized protein LOC117966625 isoform X2, with protein MICILLVAGHGTLLETHIKNDATGLYAHLTGIPKALLPGVGGKKILDFWWEAVNTRQLFSAVYLVTNADKYKHYERWATANDFPVENIINDGTTTYGSRLGAVADVELAIRSRGLQDDVMVIAGDMLCADQNFDIAQVLRFFRLKQGELAIYYEMEEGEKTTSRGIVEVCPSTHRITKFMEKPSAELTQSRLASVVFYCFQKKTLPTLTQFLNLQARVEDRVLGKYLQWLINEQKVPVNGMKLPTGFQLIGQVGLSDYTKWLAHYSAKQQGCPARSITCRSYARIGIMGNPSDGFNGKTIAMTIANFWAEVTLLESQTLVLLPHPLNDPTEFGSLQDLYCISRKEGYLGGLRLLQATCKKFYQFCSKQGMALTKQNFTLKYDTNIPRQVGLAGSSAIVSATLKCLMKFYNLTDNDLPKPIRANFVLDVESDELFITAGLQDRVVQVYEGLIYMDFSKELMDKHGYGNYIPIDMSSVPPFWLAYLGDPSDSGRIHSTVRQRWLNGDTDVIEAMKSFAELTDRAREALESRDWSKLAELMNQNFELRRKVYTDECLGPGNLKMVQIARTFSSAVKLPGSGGAVVGLCLDSDKLVV; from the exons ATGATATGCATCTTATTGGTTGCTGGCCACGGCACGCTGTTGGAAACACACATCAAG AACGATGCCACTGGTCTGTACGCTCACCTAACCGGCATCCCAAAGGCTCTCCTTCCAGGAGTTGGTGGAAAGAAAATCCTGGACTTCTGGTGGGAAGCAGTAAACAC GAGGCAACTGTTCAGTGCGGTTTACCTGGTCACCAACGCAGACAA GTATAAGCACTATGAACGCTGGGCTACCGCCAATGACTTCCCCGTGGAAAACATTATCAACGATGGAACCACGACCTACGGGAGCAGGCTGGGGGCCGTGGCAGACGTGGAGCTGGCGATCCGGAGCAGGGGGCTGCAAGATGACGTCATGGTG aTTGCTGGAGATATGCTGTGTGCGGATCAGAATTTCGATATTGCTCAGGTCCTGAGATTCTTCAGGTTAAAG CAAGGTGAGCTGGCAATTTACTAtgagatggaggaaggagagaaAACAACATCCAGAGGGATTGTGGAAGTGTGCCCCAGTACCCACAG AATAACGAAGTTCATGGAGAAGCCCTCTGCAGAGCTGACTCAGTCCAGACTAGCCAGCGTGGTGTTCTACTGCTTCCAGAAGAAGACCCTGCCCACCCTGACCCAGTTCCTCAATCTCCAGGCTAGAGTGGAAGACAGAGTCCTGGGCAAATACTTG CAATGGCTGATCAATGAGCAAAAGGTCCCAGTGAATGGGATGAAGCTGCCCACCGGATTTCAGCTCATTGGACAAGTG gGTCTCTCGGACTACACCAAGTGGTTAGCTCACTATTCTGCAAAGCAGCAGGGCTGTCCTGCACGTTCGATCACATGTCGTTCCTATGCGAG GATTGGAATTATGGGAAATCCCTCTGACGGGTTTAATGGCAAAACCATCGCCATGACAATCGCTAATTTCTGGGCGGAAGTCACTCTTTTAGAAAGCCAGACTCTG GTTCTGCTTCCGCACCCTCTGAACGACCCCACAGAGTTTGGGAGCCTCCAGGACTTGTACTGCATCAGCAGGAAGGAGGG GTACCTGGGGGGGTTGAGGTTACTACAAGCAACCTGTAAGAAGTTTTACCAGTTCTGCTCCAAACAGGG AATGGCTCTCACCAAACAGAACTTCACACTCAAGTATGACACCAACATCCCTCGCCAAGTG GGATTGGCAGGCAGCAG tgCTATCGTTTCTGCAACGCTAAAATGCTTAATGAAGTTCTATAATTTAACAGATAAT gatcttCCAAAGCCGATCCGTGCTAATTTTGTCCTGGATGTGGAGTCTGATGAACTCTTCATCACCGCTGGTCTTCAGGATCGAGTCGTGCAG GTCTATGAGGGGCTGATATACATGGACTTCAGCAAAGAGCTAATGGATAAGCATGGCTATG GAAACTATATTCCGATAGACATGAGCAGTGTACCCCCGTTCTGGCTGGCTTACCTGGGAGACCCCAGCGACTCGGGCAGGATTCACAGCACCGTGCGGCAGCGCTGGCTGAACG GGGACACTGATGTCATTGAAGCCATGAAATCGTTTGCTGAGCTGACAGACAGAGCAAG ggAGGCCCTCGAGTCCAGGGACTGGTCCAAACTGGCTGAGCTGATGAACCAGAACTTTGAACTGAGGAG GAAGGTCTACACGGATGAGTGTTTGGGTCCAGGGAATCTGAAGATGGTACAAATAGCCAGGACG TTCAGCTCGGCTGTCAAACTGCCTGGCAGTGGAGGAGCCGTGGTGGGGCTCTGCCTGGACTCGGACAAGCTG
- the LOC117397087 gene encoding junctional adhesion molecule A-like isoform X2, with translation MARGSSLKALASAFLGLLLAATASSFSITSKSDKVSVPENAAADLSCEYSADFGDPRVEWKLETSKGIEFVFYNNQPTAAYVGRIERYTGGLRFSKVTRKDNGVYTCEVTSNGGYAEKMIQLIVQVPPSPPACRVPTSATTGSQVTLTCSDKDASPKPTYQWFKNKVPVPNSPKQLAAFQNSSYTFDPSTGTLTFQPVAKIDSGEYYCQAQNGIGQPSSCGAVRMEVGDVNVGGIVAAVIIVALTIAVIGLALWYANRKGYLPKRKEKKPKVVYSVPPVRDTDPGDDVDFRQKSSFLV, from the exons ATGGCGAGAGGCTCGAGTTTGAAAGCACTGGCTTCTGCGTTCCTAGGTCTTTTACTAGCAG CCACTGCTTCATCCTTTTCAATAACCAGCAAGTCGGACAAAGTTTCGGTCCCGGAAAACGCAG ctgctGATCTGTCCTGTGAGTATAGTGCGGATTTTGGTGACCCAAGAGTTGAATGGAAATTGGAGACCAGCAAAGGAATTGAATTTGTTTTCTACAACAACCAGCCaacag CGGCGTACGTGGGCCGCATTGAAAGATACACTGGTGGACTTCGCTTCAGTAAGGTTACACGCAAAGATAATGGCGTCTACACGTGTGAAGTGACTTCTAATGGTGGCTATGCAGAAAAGATGATCCAACTCATCGTACAAG TGCCTCCCTCCCCTCCTGCGTGCAGAGTGCCCACCTCTGCGACCACGGGATCGCAGGTCACTCTGACCTGTTCAGATAAGGATGCGTCCCCCAAGCCCACTTACCAATGGTTTAAAAACAAGGTTCCTGTCCCAAACTCGCCAAAACAACTCGCAGCCTTCCAGAACTCCTCCTACACGTTCGACCCCTCAACAGGGACTCTG ACATTTCAACCTGTGGCGAAAATCGATTCCGGGGAATATTACTGCCAAGCACAAAACGGAATTGGGCAGCCTAGCAGTTGTGGAGCTGTACGAATGGAAGTCG GGGATGTGAACGTCGGGGGGATCGTTGCTGCAGTCATCATAGTGGCGCTGACGATTGCTGTAATTGGATTGGCTCTCTGGTATGCGAATCGTAAAGGGTATCTGCCCA AACGAAAGGAAAA aaaaCCTAAAGTGGTGTACAGTGTGCCTCCAGTTAGAGACACTGACCCAGGAGATGAT gtcGATTTCAGACAGAAGTCTTCCTTTTTGGTGTGA
- the LOC117397090 gene encoding upstream stimulatory factor 1 isoform X2, whose amino-acid sequence MKGQQKSPDSDGNIPVIEEGAVATAEDPSAIATIQSAATFSSEQPIKYLFKTEGSGGQVTYRVIQVSDGQIEGQTDGTTAVSVVAGFPTAQPVTQAVFSQSEGLEGDGNETHYTYYPATITDGTPGTMVTSVQATDSLLGQNTPTGQLYVMMSPQEVLTGGNQRSIAPRTQPFNTKSEAPRTTRDDKRRAQHNEVERRRRDKINNWIVQLSKTIPDCTIDATKTGQSKGGILSKACDYIQEMRQSNLRLGEELNSLDRLRLDNQLLRQQVEEWKTKNQILRNQLRQHGIVGAATPDPQ is encoded by the exons ATGAAGGG GCAACAGAAAAGCCCAGATTCAGACGGGAACATCCCGGTTATTGAGGAAG GGGCTGTGGCCACAGCGGAAGACCCATCAGCCATTGCCACTATCCAATCAGCAGCCACCTTCTCCTCAGAGCAGCCAATCAAATACCTTTTCAAGACCGAGGGTTCCGGGGGGCAG GTCACCTATCGCGTTATTCAAGTCTCGGACGGACAGATAGAGGGACAGACAGACGGAACCACAGCCGTCAGTGTTGTGGCCGGATTCCCGACAGCACAGCCAGTTACCCAG GCTGTGTTTTCCCAGTCAGAGGGTCTTGAAGGAGACGGCAATGAGACTCATTACACCTACTACCCGGCGACAATCACAGACGGCACACCTGGCACCATGGTAACCAGCGTACAGGCTACTGATTCGCTGCTCGGCCAGAACACTCCCACAG GGCAGCTGTATGTGATGATGTCACCACAGGAAGTCCTGACAGGAGGAAACCAGCGCTCCATCGCTCCCAGAACTCAGCCTTTCAACAC CAAGTCGGAAGCACCTAGGACTACCAGAGACGACAAGAGGAGAGCCCAGCATAACGAAG TTGAGCGCAGACGTAGAGACAAGATTAATAACTGGATTGTTCAACTCTCAAAAACCATCCCGGATTGCACCATCGATGCAACCAAGACTGGACAG AGTAAAGGCGGTATCTTGTCGAAAGCCTGTGATTACATTCAGGAAATGCGTCAGAGCAACCTCAGGCTGGGGGAAGAGCTGAACTCACTGGACAGGCTGCGATTGGATAACCAGTTACTACGGCAGCAG GTGGAAGAGTGGAAAACGAAGAACCAGATCTTGAGAAACCAGCTCAGGCAGCATGGCATTGTGGGAGCTGCAACCCCTGACCCCCAGTGA
- the LOC117966625 gene encoding uncharacterized protein LOC117966625 isoform X3, producing MVIAGDMLCADQNFDIAQVLRFFRLKQGELAIYYEMEEGEKTTSRGIVEVCPSTHRITKFMEKPSAELTQSRLASVVFYCFQKKTLPTLTQFLNLQARVEDRVLGKYLQWLINEQKVPVNGMKLPTGFQLIGQVGLSDYTKWLAHYSAKQQGCPARSITCRSYARIGIMGNPSDGFNGKTIAMTIANFWAEVTLLESQTLVLLPHPLNDPTEFGSLQDLYCISRKEGYLGGLRLLQATCKKFYQFCSKQGMALTKQNFTLKYDTNIPRQVGLAGSSAIVSATLKCLMKFYNLTDNDLPKPIRANFVLDVESDELFITAGLQDRVVQVYEGLIYMDFSKELMDKHGYGNYIPIDMSSVPPFWLAYLGDPSDSGRIHSTVRQRWLNGDTDVIEAMKSFAELTDRAREALESRDWSKLAELMNQNFELRRKVYTDECLGPGNLKMVQIARTFSSAVKLPGSGGAVVGLCLDSDKLVAMKNAFQEAGCVFCHVVPYDPCSAFGQ from the exons ATGGTG aTTGCTGGAGATATGCTGTGTGCGGATCAGAATTTCGATATTGCTCAGGTCCTGAGATTCTTCAGGTTAAAG CAAGGTGAGCTGGCAATTTACTAtgagatggaggaaggagagaaAACAACATCCAGAGGGATTGTGGAAGTGTGCCCCAGTACCCACAG AATAACGAAGTTCATGGAGAAGCCCTCTGCAGAGCTGACTCAGTCCAGACTAGCCAGCGTGGTGTTCTACTGCTTCCAGAAGAAGACCCTGCCCACCCTGACCCAGTTCCTCAATCTCCAGGCTAGAGTGGAAGACAGAGTCCTGGGCAAATACTTG CAATGGCTGATCAATGAGCAAAAGGTCCCAGTGAATGGGATGAAGCTGCCCACCGGATTTCAGCTCATTGGACAAGTG gGTCTCTCGGACTACACCAAGTGGTTAGCTCACTATTCTGCAAAGCAGCAGGGCTGTCCTGCACGTTCGATCACATGTCGTTCCTATGCGAG GATTGGAATTATGGGAAATCCCTCTGACGGGTTTAATGGCAAAACCATCGCCATGACAATCGCTAATTTCTGGGCGGAAGTCACTCTTTTAGAAAGCCAGACTCTG GTTCTGCTTCCGCACCCTCTGAACGACCCCACAGAGTTTGGGAGCCTCCAGGACTTGTACTGCATCAGCAGGAAGGAGGG GTACCTGGGGGGGTTGAGGTTACTACAAGCAACCTGTAAGAAGTTTTACCAGTTCTGCTCCAAACAGGG AATGGCTCTCACCAAACAGAACTTCACACTCAAGTATGACACCAACATCCCTCGCCAAGTG GGATTGGCAGGCAGCAG tgCTATCGTTTCTGCAACGCTAAAATGCTTAATGAAGTTCTATAATTTAACAGATAAT gatcttCCAAAGCCGATCCGTGCTAATTTTGTCCTGGATGTGGAGTCTGATGAACTCTTCATCACCGCTGGTCTTCAGGATCGAGTCGTGCAG GTCTATGAGGGGCTGATATACATGGACTTCAGCAAAGAGCTAATGGATAAGCATGGCTATG GAAACTATATTCCGATAGACATGAGCAGTGTACCCCCGTTCTGGCTGGCTTACCTGGGAGACCCCAGCGACTCGGGCAGGATTCACAGCACCGTGCGGCAGCGCTGGCTGAACG GGGACACTGATGTCATTGAAGCCATGAAATCGTTTGCTGAGCTGACAGACAGAGCAAG ggAGGCCCTCGAGTCCAGGGACTGGTCCAAACTGGCTGAGCTGATGAACCAGAACTTTGAACTGAGGAG GAAGGTCTACACGGATGAGTGTTTGGGTCCAGGGAATCTGAAGATGGTACAAATAGCCAGGACG TTCAGCTCGGCTGTCAAACTGCCTGGCAGTGGAGGAGCCGTGGTGGGGCTCTGCCTGGACTCGGACAAGCTG GTGGCGATGAAGAATGCGTTCCAGGAGGCTGGCTGTGTGTTCTGCCATGTAGTGCCTTACGATCCTTGCTCTGCCTTTGGCCAGTGA
- the LOC117397087 gene encoding junctional adhesion molecule A-like isoform X1, which yields MARGSSLKALASAFLGLLLAATASSFSITSKSDKVSVPENAAADLSCEYSADFGDPRVEWKLETSKGIEFVFYNNQPTAAYVGRIERYTGGLRFSKVTRKDNGVYTCEVTSNGGYAEKMIQLIVQVPPSPPACRVPTSATTGSQVTLTCSDKDASPKPTYQWFKNKVPVPNSPKQLAAFQNSSYTFDPSTGTLTFQPVAKIDSGEYYCQAQNGIGQPSSCGAVRMEVGDVNVGGIVAAVIIVALTIAVIGLALWYANRKGYLPKNLKWCTVCLQLETLTQEMMSISDRSLPFWCDLFSWIDSGHHKLFCNLFYIFCKEQMQLPVFC from the exons ATGGCGAGAGGCTCGAGTTTGAAAGCACTGGCTTCTGCGTTCCTAGGTCTTTTACTAGCAG CCACTGCTTCATCCTTTTCAATAACCAGCAAGTCGGACAAAGTTTCGGTCCCGGAAAACGCAG ctgctGATCTGTCCTGTGAGTATAGTGCGGATTTTGGTGACCCAAGAGTTGAATGGAAATTGGAGACCAGCAAAGGAATTGAATTTGTTTTCTACAACAACCAGCCaacag CGGCGTACGTGGGCCGCATTGAAAGATACACTGGTGGACTTCGCTTCAGTAAGGTTACACGCAAAGATAATGGCGTCTACACGTGTGAAGTGACTTCTAATGGTGGCTATGCAGAAAAGATGATCCAACTCATCGTACAAG TGCCTCCCTCCCCTCCTGCGTGCAGAGTGCCCACCTCTGCGACCACGGGATCGCAGGTCACTCTGACCTGTTCAGATAAGGATGCGTCCCCCAAGCCCACTTACCAATGGTTTAAAAACAAGGTTCCTGTCCCAAACTCGCCAAAACAACTCGCAGCCTTCCAGAACTCCTCCTACACGTTCGACCCCTCAACAGGGACTCTG ACATTTCAACCTGTGGCGAAAATCGATTCCGGGGAATATTACTGCCAAGCACAAAACGGAATTGGGCAGCCTAGCAGTTGTGGAGCTGTACGAATGGAAGTCG GGGATGTGAACGTCGGGGGGATCGTTGCTGCAGTCATCATAGTGGCGCTGACGATTGCTGTAATTGGATTGGCTCTCTGGTATGCGAATCGTAAAGGGTATCTGCCCA aaaaCCTAAAGTGGTGTACAGTGTGCCTCCAGTTAGAGACACTGACCCAGGAGATGAT gtcGATTTCAGACAGAAGTCTTCCTTTTTGGTGTGACCTCTTCTCGTGGATAGACTCCGGTCATCACAAACTCTTCTGTaacttattttatattttctgtaaAGAACAAATGCAACTTCCCGTGTTTTGCTGA